The nucleotide sequence CCGGCAACCCGGTGTCGTCGTACGTCTCCTTCGAGCTGTTCGTCCGCCCGGCCATCCGCGCCCTGATGGGGTTCGCGGACGTCCAGCGGCCGCGCACGCGGGCCACTCTCAAGGTGGACGAGCCGCTGCGCTCGCCCGAGGGCCGCCGGCAGTTCCTGCGCGGCAACTACGAGGACGGCGAGGTCGCCCCGGTGGGCGGCAGCGGTTCCCATCTGATCGCCGCGCTGGCACACGCCAACGCGCTGATCGTGCTCCCCGAGGACATGGCCACGGCCGAGCCCGGCACCGAGGTCGAGGTCGTCCTGCTCGGCTGACCGGAAGGCACCCGCGCGGGTCCTCGGCGGGCCGTCGCGGGAGCCCGGGCCGGTGTCCGGGCCGACTTGGCGGTACCGTGGCGCGCACACGAGGCCCGCGCACCGCAAGCGCCGGCGGGCCGCAAACGGGAAGCACCGCACACCATGAGTACGCACGACCGACTGACGCACATCGACGAGGCGGGCGCGGCCCGCATGGTCGACGTATCCGGGAAGGAAGTGACCGCGCGCACCGCCCGTGCCAGTGGCCGGGTGCTCGTGTCACCGCGCGTGGTCGAGCTGCTGCGCGGCGAGGGGGTGCCCAAGGGCGACGCCCTGGCCACCGCCCGGATCGCGGGCATCATGGGCGCCAAGCGCACCCCGGACCTGATCCCGCTGTGCCACCCGCTGTCGGTGTCCGGCGTGACGCTGGACCTCGCCGTCACGGACGAGGGCGTGGAGATCCTGGCCACCGTGAAGACCACCGACCGCACGGGCGTGGAGATGGAGGCGCTCACGGCCGTCTCCGTCGCCGCGCTCACCGTGGTCGACATGGTGAAGGCGGTCGACAAGGGCGCCGTCATCACCGACGTGCGGGTGGAGGAGAAGACCGGCGGCAAGTCCGGCCACTGGAGCCGGGCGTGACCGGCGCCCCGGCGTACCGGGCGCTGGTCGTCACCGCCTCCAACCGCGCCGCCGCCGGCGTCTACGCCGACAAGGGCGGCCCCGCGGTGGCCGAGGGCCTCACGCGCCTCGGCTTCGCCGTGGACGGGCCCGAGGTGGTCCCGGACGGCGACCCGGTCGAGGCCGCCCTGCGCGCGGCCGTGGCGGCCGGGTACGACGCGGTCGTGACCACCGGCGGCACCGGTATCTCGCCCACCGACCGCACCCCCGAGGCGACCCGCGCGGTCCTCGACTACGAGGTGCCGGGCATCGCCGAGGCGATCCGCGCGTACGGGCGCGAGAAGGTGCCCACCGCCGCGCTCTCACGGGGCCTGGCCGGGGTCGCGGGCACCACGGTGATCGTGAACCTGCCGGGTTCGAGCGGGGGAGTGCGGGACGGGCTCGCCGTGCTGGAGCCGCTGCTGACGCACGCCGTCGACCAGATCCGCGGCGGCGACCACCCCCGGCCCGACGCACCGGGTCACGCGGGCGCCGGGGGTGCGAGCTGACCGGCAGATCCTGGCCCGTGGTGCTGGTGGACGGGGATGTCGTCCTGCGGCCGATACGGGCGCGCGACCAGCGTGCCTGGCGCGAGGTGAACCGGCGCAACCGGGACTGGCTGCGCCCCTGGGAGGCGACCATCCCGCCGCCCACCCCGAGCGGGCCGATCACGCACCGGCCCACCTACCGCCAGATGATCCGGCACCTGCGCTCGGAGGCGGGGGCGGGCCGGATGCTGCCGTTCGTCATCGAGTACCAGGGGCGCCTGGTCGGCCAGCTCACCGTCGCCGGGATCACCTGGGGTTCCATGTGCTCCGGGCACATCGGCTACTGGGTGGACGAGTCCGTCGCCGGGCGCGGGGTGATGCCGACCGCCGTCGCGCTGGTGTCGGACCACTGCTTCCGCTCGGTGGGTCTGCACCGGCTGGAGGTCTGCATCCGTCCGGAGAACCGGCCCAGTCGCCGGGTGGTGGAGAAGCTCGGCTTCCGCGAGGAGGGGCTGCGGCCGCGCTATCTGCACATCGACGGTGCCTGGCGCGACCATCTGGTCTACGCGCTCACCGCCGAGGAGGTCCCCGACGGCCTGGTCGACCGCTGGCGGCGCGCGCGTGCCGGCCGGCCGGGGAATGCGAACAGCACGGGAAATTGAATATCTGTTCGAATTAATGCGTGAGTGGACCGTCTCGGGTCCGTCTCCGGGCATTCAATTCCGCCCTTCGACGGTCCGCTGATCGCATCGGTCGCAAAAAAAGCTGGAAATATCAGCCAGATCGTGCGACACACCGACTCAATTGGCGGATGGCCTCGGGGAAACCCCTCTACCGTGTGAGTCGTGAGCAGCAGCGGCCTCATCTACGCAGTCATTGTCGGGGCCTGGGCCGCCTACTTGGTGCCGATGTGGCTCCGTAGGCAGGACGAGCTGAACGAGGCCCGTCCGACGGAACGCTTCAGCACCGCCATCCGGCTGCTGTCCGGAAGGGCGGGGATGGAGCGCCGATACGCCAAGGACCTGCGGGCGCGCTCCACCCAGGAGGGGGAGCCGGACGCCGGTGACCCGGACGTCGCCACCGACTCGGTGGACGTCCGGGACTTCGCCATGCCTCCGACGCGCCGTCAGGTCCGGGCGGACATCGAGCCGGAGCGGCAGGTGCGGGCGGAAGCCCCGCGCGAGGAGGTGGCCGTGCCGGCCCCCAAGTCGCCCTCCGCGCAGGCGCATCCGCCCCGTTCAGCCCCGGCGCCCGAACCCGAACACGTCCTTCCGCCCGCCCGGCGCGCGCCCTCGGCGCAGGCGGCCGCGGCGCGCGCCCAGCGCACGAAGGTGCTCGCGCGAAGGCGGCGCACCACCGTG is from Streptomyces seoulensis and encodes:
- the moaC gene encoding cyclic pyranopterin monophosphate synthase MoaC, which translates into the protein MSTHDRLTHIDEAGAARMVDVSGKEVTARTARASGRVLVSPRVVELLRGEGVPKGDALATARIAGIMGAKRTPDLIPLCHPLSVSGVTLDLAVTDEGVEILATVKTTDRTGVEMEALTAVSVAALTVVDMVKAVDKGAVITDVRVEEKTGGKSGHWSRA
- a CDS encoding MogA/MoaB family molybdenum cofactor biosynthesis protein, which produces MTGAPAYRALVVTASNRAAAGVYADKGGPAVAEGLTRLGFAVDGPEVVPDGDPVEAALRAAVAAGYDAVVTTGGTGISPTDRTPEATRAVLDYEVPGIAEAIRAYGREKVPTAALSRGLAGVAGTTVIVNLPGSSGGVRDGLAVLEPLLTHAVDQIRGGDHPRPDAPGHAGAGGAS
- a CDS encoding GNAT family N-acetyltransferase gives rise to the protein MVLVDGDVVLRPIRARDQRAWREVNRRNRDWLRPWEATIPPPTPSGPITHRPTYRQMIRHLRSEAGAGRMLPFVIEYQGRLVGQLTVAGITWGSMCSGHIGYWVDESVAGRGVMPTAVALVSDHCFRSVGLHRLEVCIRPENRPSRRVVEKLGFREEGLRPRYLHIDGAWRDHLVYALTAEEVPDGLVDRWRRARAGRPGNANSTGN